A window of the Streptomyces formicae genome harbors these coding sequences:
- a CDS encoding NAD(P)/FAD-dependent oxidoreductase: protein MNENVEVVVVGGGYGGVTAANSLARRDGVSVTLVNPRPDFVERIRLHQLVTGSDDAVEGFGEVLGRNVRLVVDTATRIDAAGRQVSLAGGDTVSYDYLVYAVGSGASDPGVPGAAEFAHSVSDLEGAERLRSALAATPAPAPVTVVGAGPTGLETAAELAELGRKVTLVCGDVLGPSLHAQGRRPVARRLAKLGVTVLEGPRARVTKVTRDGVQLDDGRELPSAVTIWTAGFRVPDLAARSGLRTDTEGRLLTDATLTSMDDVHIVAAGDAAAMTDRPFRMSCQAAVQLGPAAAATILRRIAGKTPAPVRMLFAGQCLSLGRNEGVTQFSNLNDKVNALHISGRLGAGVKEIACRFTLSQLVSGARKASSRASHGDSTDRLESPQPEHRTTPSST from the coding sequence ATGAACGAGAACGTCGAGGTGGTCGTCGTCGGCGGCGGGTACGGGGGCGTGACGGCGGCCAACAGCCTGGCTCGGCGCGATGGCGTGTCGGTGACCCTGGTCAATCCGCGGCCCGACTTCGTCGAGCGGATCCGCCTGCACCAGCTCGTGACCGGCTCCGATGACGCGGTCGAGGGCTTCGGCGAGGTTCTGGGCAGGAACGTCCGGCTGGTGGTCGACACCGCGACCCGGATCGACGCTGCCGGGCGCCAGGTGTCGCTGGCGGGCGGTGACACGGTCTCGTACGACTACCTCGTCTACGCGGTGGGCAGCGGCGCCTCCGATCCCGGCGTGCCCGGAGCGGCGGAGTTCGCTCATTCGGTGTCGGACCTCGAGGGGGCGGAACGACTGCGGTCCGCGCTGGCCGCGACGCCCGCGCCGGCTCCGGTGACCGTGGTCGGGGCCGGCCCGACCGGCCTGGAGACCGCCGCCGAGCTGGCGGAACTGGGCCGCAAGGTCACCCTGGTCTGCGGCGACGTGCTCGGCCCCTCCCTGCATGCCCAGGGCCGCCGCCCGGTCGCCCGCCGGCTCGCCAAGCTGGGTGTGACCGTCCTCGAAGGCCCCCGTGCGCGGGTGACGAAAGTGACACGCGACGGCGTACAGCTCGACGACGGCCGCGAGCTGCCCAGCGCGGTGACGATCTGGACCGCGGGATTCCGTGTCCCGGACCTCGCAGCCCGCAGCGGGCTGCGCACCGACACCGAAGGCCGCCTGCTCACCGACGCGACGCTGACCAGCATGGACGACGTGCACATCGTCGCCGCTGGGGACGCGGCGGCGATGACGGACCGGCCGTTCCGGATGAGCTGCCAGGCCGCCGTGCAGCTGGGCCCGGCGGCCGCCGCCACGATCCTGCGCCGGATCGCGGGGAAAACACCCGCTCCCGTCCGGATGCTGTTCGCCGGGCAGTGCCTCAGCCTCGGCCGAAACGAGGGCGTCACCCAGTTCTCCAACCTGAACGACAAGGTGAACGCGCTCCACATCAGCGGGCGGCTCGGTGCCGGCGTCAAGGAGATCGCCTGCCGGTTCACCCTCAGCCAGTTGGTGTCCGGGGCACGCAAGGCCAGTTCCCGCGCATCCCACGGCGACAGCACCGACCGCCTGGAATCGCCTCAGCCGGAACACCGCACGACGCCGTCCAGCACCTGA